The following nucleotide sequence is from Ahniella affigens.
CAAGTGACAAGCCGTTCATGGTGAATCTCCGCGTGGATGATCTGGACGGCCTGCTCGCCCAACTTCGCGAGCAAGGCGTTTCGGTGCTGGACCGCCGCGAGGACTCCGAAAACGGCAAGTTCGGTTACGTGGTCGACCCGGAAGGGGTTCTCCTTGAACTTTGGGAACCAAATCCCGACGACCCTGGATTACCGAAACCGGATGCGGCATAAAGGCAGTCCCAGCCGCTTCGGGATGGTCCAATGAGTCACAGCTGTTCACTGCGCATGGCCGCAGGTTTCCTCTTGCTGCTGCCAAGCCTCTTGGTTGGCACCAACGTCCGCGCGTCGGATGCGCCGAAGGACCCGCTCGCGGGCACAGTGCTTCATGCTGGTCTGTTGCCATTGCATGTTGACGTCGACGAAGGTCGCGTCCTGATGGACGTGGCCGATTTACCGGCCGACTTGCTCATGGTCAGCACCATCGAACATGCGCTCGGTTCGAACGATGTGGGTCTGGATCGGGCGCAGAACGGTGAGCCGCGATTAGTCCGGTTTCAGCGCGTCGGCAAGAGGGTGCTGCTGATCCAGGAGAACACCAAGTTTCTGGCCCACACCAGTGATCGCGACGAAGCCCGGGCGGCGACCGAAGCGTTCGCGGAAGCGGTGCTATGGTCAACCGAGTTGATCAAGAGCGAACGCGCGCCGGCCGCACAGTTGGTGGATGTGTCCGGGTTGGTCAAGCTCGACCTGCACGGCGTGGCGGATCGGCTGAAACTCACCGGACAAGGACCGCACAGTCTGGATGCGGACCGCAGCAGCCTGCTGCCGGACGCCTGCCAGACGTTCCCGAACAACGTCGAGCTCTCGGGCCTGCTGACCTTCAGCGGCAGCGGTGAGGGCCCATTCGTCCAGCAAGTGGCAGCCGACCCGAAAAGTCTGTCAATTACGCAGCGCCTGAGCTTGATCCGACTGCCCGAAGCCGGATTCCGTTCGCGCGCCTACCACCCGGCATCGGGCGGTTTCAGCATTGGTCGCTACGACTTCGCACAGGCCATCGATGCCCCACTAGAGCAACGCTTTCAACCCCGCTTCCGGCTTGAAAAGACCGATCCCGCTTTGGCTCGGAGCCCGGTCAAGAAGCCGATTGTGTTCTACCTCGACCGCGGCACACCAGAACCCATCCGCTCGGCGTTGCTCGAAGGCGCCAATTGGTGGCGCGACGCGTTCGATGCCGCCGGTTTCATTGATGGCTTCCGTGCCGAACTGGCGCCGGCCGGCATGTCGATGAGCGATGTCCGCTTCAACACGATCACCTGGACGCATCGCGCGACACGCGGCTGGTCTTATGGCGGCGGGCTGATCGATCCGCGTACCGGCGAAATCATCAAAGGCTACGTCAACCTGGGTTCGCAGCGCGTCCGCCAGGATCTCTTGATCGCCGAGGGTCTGCTCGCACCGTATCGCGCTGGCGCGGATCCCGCACTGAAGCAGGAAGCCCTGAACATGGCCCTGCACCGGCTGAAGCAACTTGCCGCCCATGAAGTCGGTCATGCGCTGGGCTTTGCACACAATTTTGCCGCGAGCCGCAACGGCGACGGGTCCGTGCTCGACTATCCGCATCCACAGTTCCGCTTTGATGGCGCGGACGGCATTCGTCTCGATCAACCCTATGGTCGCGGTGTGGGGACGTGGGACAAATTCCTGGTCGCACATGCATACAGTCAATTCCCGATAGCGGACGAGGCCAGTCGTCTCGCCACGTTACGCGCGGAGATCCGCAGCAAAGGCTACGACTACGTATCCGATCCCGATGCCCGCGCGCCGGGAGACGCACATGCGGAAGGGTTGCTTTGGGATGTGCCCGGTGATCCGTTGACAGGCTTCTTTGCCATGATGAAGGCACGCGAGCGGGCGCTACGG
It contains:
- a CDS encoding VOC family protein, translated to MAKVVGLGGLFFKAGAPGALSDWYHKHLGMPTEAWGGAMFLLRDHARPTQLTYSVWSPFPADTQYFQPSDKPFMVNLRVDDLDGLLAQLREQGVSVLDRREDSENGKFGYVVDPEGVLLELWEPNPDDPGLPKPDAA
- a CDS encoding zinc-dependent metalloprotease, whose translation is MSHSCSLRMAAGFLLLLPSLLVGTNVRASDAPKDPLAGTVLHAGLLPLHVDVDEGRVLMDVADLPADLLMVSTIEHALGSNDVGLDRAQNGEPRLVRFQRVGKRVLLIQENTKFLAHTSDRDEARAATEAFAEAVLWSTELIKSERAPAAQLVDVSGLVKLDLHGVADRLKLTGQGPHSLDADRSSLLPDACQTFPNNVELSGLLTFSGSGEGPFVQQVAADPKSLSITQRLSLIRLPEAGFRSRAYHPASGGFSIGRYDFAQAIDAPLEQRFQPRFRLEKTDPALARSPVKKPIVFYLDRGTPEPIRSALLEGANWWRDAFDAAGFIDGFRAELAPAGMSMSDVRFNTITWTHRATRGWSYGGGLIDPRTGEIIKGYVNLGSQRVRQDLLIAEGLLAPYRAGADPALKQEALNMALHRLKQLAAHEVGHALGFAHNFAASRNGDGSVLDYPHPQFRFDGADGIRLDQPYGRGVGTWDKFLVAHAYSQFPIADEASRLATLRAEIRSKGYDYVSDPDARAPGDAHAEGLLWDVPGDPLTGFFAMMKARERALRRFSDGALPPDRQNGEAARRLVPIYLLHRYQTEAVARLLGGTEYRYGTIADSDWTARAVPADTQARALAALTTALDVGILRLPERTLATLNPPANDYAKSPEDFDSQMLPMFDPIEAGRVATAVVLQFALDPQRLNRMAWQHAADSASPGPELVFDQLIRESWLERHAKGTDRALQTTRNWTCLDGALQVLQSGLLHAEVAATWRQQLRQLTETLEQMGRQDADASAAASLIRRYLDDPTRVPLRALPRIPPGAPI